The Pseudochaenichthys georgianus chromosome 8, fPseGeo1.2, whole genome shotgun sequence genome has a segment encoding these proteins:
- the LOC139434261 gene encoding uncharacterized protein isoform X2 yields MLRPGCGQTLSQGSVTSVHSQPCEGRALLQVPDASPVHPRSHPTLTLPRIAPPTPSPSPRALRRQVAVKVDYVECQSYEQQERPHPAPLPPLSSHPSSPSPLPPPPPSSPSPLPPCSPSAVPLPPPSPLHPLLSSPLPPPPSSPSLLLPPPPSPRLRRPRQPSGVSLCDPADEEVSHITSSARQRWREEEGGGGKVGRSHSLSPYVDSSSPPLPPSSSPPLPPSSSRSALSLLGAGLADFRKGSSADNHGFTDEPPSLSAGYPDDHRRHSIEVCLPQAVITGDDRDFTPRSGPAFPVRVQSVGGGHRKKKMSPPCISIHPPSEREHPQIASPPKLSDCSMMLRRRTPSYDPMHTPLTPIHVPLQTHSPTHTLTLSRASTPTHTYTPSHASTPSHIPISPNIFIQPHAPLAPMSFSQTLSPAARQDYIPLPQFTFDQPQSRYMSGLSPGLSDADTATCSSPFDNRLGSGAGFSAKNRRTAQ; encoded by the exons ATGTTGAGGCCCGGCTGTGGACAGACTCTGTCCCAAG GCTCCGTGACGTCGGTCCACTCCCAGCCGTGTGAGGGTCGCGCTCTGTTGCAGGTACCGGACGCCTCCCCCGTTCACCCTCGGTCACATCCCACCCTTACCCTTCCCCGCATCGCCCCTCCCACGCCCAGCCCCTCCCCACGGGCCCTGCGCAGACAG GTGGCAGTGAAAGTGGATTATGTGGAGTGCCAGAGCTATGAGCAACAGGAGAGACCCCACCCTGCTCCCCTGCCTCCCCTCTCTTCTCACCCGTCCTCCCCgtctcccctgcctcctcctcctccctcctctccctcacctCTTCCACCTTGCTCCCCTTCAGCcgtccccctccctcccccctctcctctTCACCCTCTCCTGtcctcccctctccctcctccgCCGTCTTCCCCCTCGCTCCTGCTCCCTCCGCCCCCCTCCCCCCGCCTGCGGAGACCCCGGCAGCCCTCGGGCGTCTCCCTCTGCGACCCGGCGGACGAGGAGGTGTCTCACATCACCAGCTCTGCCCGCCAGAggtggagggaggaggagggaggggggggcaaggtGGGACGCAGCCACTCCCTCTCTCCTTACGTcgactcctcctcccccccgctgcctccctcctcctcccctccgctgcctccctcctcctccaggaGCGCGCTCAGCCTCCTCGGGGCGGGGCTGGCGGACTTCAGGAAGGGGTCGAGCGCGGACAACCACGGCTTCACGGACGAGCCGCCATCTTTGTCGGCCGGTTACCCCGACGACCACCGCCGCCACTCCATTGAGGTCTGCCTCCCGCAGGCCGTCATCACCGGGGACGACCGCGACTTCACCCCCCGGTCCGGTCCGGCGTTCCCCGTGAGGGTGCAGTCGGTCGGGGGCGGCCacaggaagaagaagatgagtcCCCCTTGTATATCCATCCACCCGCCTTCAGAGAGGGAACACCCCCAAATCGCCTCACCCCCTAAACTGTCTGACTGCAGCATGATGTTGAGACGCAGGACGCCTTCGTACGACCCGATGCACACCCCCCTCACACCCATCCACGTGCCGCTGCAAACACACTCGCCAACACACACTCTGACTCTGTCCCGGGCGTCCactcccacacacacctacaccccgTCTCACGCCTCCACGCCCTCACACATCCCCATCAGCCCCAACATCTTCATCCAGCCGCACGCACCTCTCGCCCCCATGTCTTTCTCGCAGACCCTCTCCCCCGCTGCGAGGCAGGACTACATCCCCCTCCCCCAGTTCACCTTCGACCAACCGCAGTCCAGATACATGAGCGGCCTGTCTCCCGGCCTGTCAGACGCCGACACGGCCACATGCTCCTCCCCCTTCGACAACAGACTGGGGAGCGGTGCGGGATTCAGTGCAAAGAATCGTAGGACCGCCCAATGA
- the LOC139434261 gene encoding voltage-dependent T-type calcium channel subunit alpha-1H-like isoform X1 has product MAQFVLVNVVVAVLMKHLEESNKEAKEDAEMDAEIALEMAMERQRKLSTTSHNSSAAGTYVGPCPNSPGEEEEEEVQYIDPDLLSSRKMSVSRMHSLPNDSYMFRPVQPASAPFPLEEIELSPQPQHSGSVTSVHSQPCEGRALLQVPDASPVHPRSHPTLTLPRIAPPTPSPSPRALRRQVAVKVDYVECQSYEQQERPHPAPLPPLSSHPSSPSPLPPPPPSSPSPLPPCSPSAVPLPPPSPLHPLLSSPLPPPPSSPSLLLPPPPSPRLRRPRQPSGVSLCDPADEEVSHITSSARQRWREEEGGGGKVGRSHSLSPYVDSSSPPLPPSSSPPLPPSSSRSALSLLGAGLADFRKGSSADNHGFTDEPPSLSAGYPDDHRRHSIEVCLPQAVITGDDRDFTPRSGPAFPVRVQSVGGGHRKKKMSPPCISIHPPSEREHPQIASPPKLSDCSMMLRRRTPSYDPMHTPLTPIHVPLQTHSPTHTLTLSRASTPTHTYTPSHASTPSHIPISPNIFIQPHAPLAPMSFSQTLSPAARQDYIPLPQFTFDQPQSRYMSGLSPGLSDADTATCSSPFDNRLGSGAGFSAKNRRTAQ; this is encoded by the exons ATGGCGCAGTTTGTGCTGGTCAATGTGGTGGTGGCTGTTCTGATGAAACATCTGGAGGAAAGCAACAAG GAAGCTAAAGAGGACGCAGAGATGGATGCAGAGATCGCCTTGGAGATGGCCATGGAGAGGCAACGCAAATTAAGCACAACTTCCCACAACAGCTCCGCGGCAGGAACCTACGTTGGGCCGTGTCCAAATTCACCTGGAGAG gaggaagaggaggaggtgcAGTACATCGACCCGGACCTGCTGTCGTCAAGGAAGATGTCTGTATCCAGGATGCACTCTCTGCCTAACGACAGCTACATGTTCAGACCCGTGCAGCCCGCCAGCGCCCCCTTCCCTCTGGAGGAGATAGAGCTCAGCCCCCAGCCCCAGCATTCAG GCTCCGTGACGTCGGTCCACTCCCAGCCGTGTGAGGGTCGCGCTCTGTTGCAGGTACCGGACGCCTCCCCCGTTCACCCTCGGTCACATCCCACCCTTACCCTTCCCCGCATCGCCCCTCCCACGCCCAGCCCCTCCCCACGGGCCCTGCGCAGACAG GTGGCAGTGAAAGTGGATTATGTGGAGTGCCAGAGCTATGAGCAACAGGAGAGACCCCACCCTGCTCCCCTGCCTCCCCTCTCTTCTCACCCGTCCTCCCCgtctcccctgcctcctcctcctccctcctctccctcacctCTTCCACCTTGCTCCCCTTCAGCcgtccccctccctcccccctctcctctTCACCCTCTCCTGtcctcccctctccctcctccgCCGTCTTCCCCCTCGCTCCTGCTCCCTCCGCCCCCCTCCCCCCGCCTGCGGAGACCCCGGCAGCCCTCGGGCGTCTCCCTCTGCGACCCGGCGGACGAGGAGGTGTCTCACATCACCAGCTCTGCCCGCCAGAggtggagggaggaggagggaggggggggcaaggtGGGACGCAGCCACTCCCTCTCTCCTTACGTcgactcctcctcccccccgctgcctccctcctcctcccctccgctgcctccctcctcctccaggaGCGCGCTCAGCCTCCTCGGGGCGGGGCTGGCGGACTTCAGGAAGGGGTCGAGCGCGGACAACCACGGCTTCACGGACGAGCCGCCATCTTTGTCGGCCGGTTACCCCGACGACCACCGCCGCCACTCCATTGAGGTCTGCCTCCCGCAGGCCGTCATCACCGGGGACGACCGCGACTTCACCCCCCGGTCCGGTCCGGCGTTCCCCGTGAGGGTGCAGTCGGTCGGGGGCGGCCacaggaagaagaagatgagtcCCCCTTGTATATCCATCCACCCGCCTTCAGAGAGGGAACACCCCCAAATCGCCTCACCCCCTAAACTGTCTGACTGCAGCATGATGTTGAGACGCAGGACGCCTTCGTACGACCCGATGCACACCCCCCTCACACCCATCCACGTGCCGCTGCAAACACACTCGCCAACACACACTCTGACTCTGTCCCGGGCGTCCactcccacacacacctacaccccgTCTCACGCCTCCACGCCCTCACACATCCCCATCAGCCCCAACATCTTCATCCAGCCGCACGCACCTCTCGCCCCCATGTCTTTCTCGCAGACCCTCTCCCCCGCTGCGAGGCAGGACTACATCCCCCTCCCCCAGTTCACCTTCGACCAACCGCAGTCCAGATACATGAGCGGCCTGTCTCCCGGCCTGTCAGACGCCGACACGGCCACATGCTCCTCCCCCTTCGACAACAGACTGGGGAGCGGTGCGGGATTCAGTGCAAAGAATCGTAGGACCGCCCAATGA